From Armatimonadota bacterium:
TTGGTGGGGGTAGCTTGTACAGGGCCATGCTGGTTCGAGAGCGAGGTGTACGCCAGGGGTAAGGGGGTGTGGGGGAGAGGGGATGAACGGAAGCCATGCTATTCGTCAGGAGGTAATTCAGAAATGTCATCTGGTAGCATGATTATCGACGTCCGACCAGATGTACTGCAAACGGCAATCCGGAAACGCAAACTCAAACTGTACTTCCCAGAGGACAACAAGCTGGAAGTTGGAGATATCGTACTGGTGACAACCGGCGCGGAAGCGGTGAGGATGGAAGTGGTATCTACCAAACTTACCAGGTTTGCTTTCCTTGAAGAATCTGACCTGGAGCCATCGATTCGAGATTTCGGTAGCCGAAGAAACATCCTCGCCACGATGAGACGGCTGGTTAACTCTGATATCACTCCGATGGATATCGTCAAAGTGGTTGGACTGGAAGCGTGGACTTACGACTTGAAGTCCCTGAACAGCATGATTGACAAACATGATACTGGGAACTGAAGATGTTGACACCTCCAGCAAATCTTATACAGGGTAAGCTGGTACTGTACCCCAGCGAGATTCTGCGCTTTACCTGCAACGAGGTCTTATCCTTTGACGGAATGCTGCATCATCTAGTGAACGATCTCGCGTTGGAGTTGATCAAGCACCGAGCACTTGGTATAGCAGCCCCTCAAATCGGAGCACCTTATCGGGTATTCCTCTTCCTGTATCAGGACCAAATCCACCATGTGGTTAACCCTACCTTGAAAGTGGGGGACGGGATGGAAGCCGGTTATGAAGCCTGTCTTTCCGTGCCAAGAATGGCTGGTATGGTGATGCGTCACAAGCGGGCGTATTTGAGTGGCATGAACATGCACGGTAGACCGGTAGAGTACGATTTGACCGGTCTGGAAGCTAGAGTTGTGCAGCATGAGTATGACCATCTGGATGGTATTCTCTTCATCGACAAGATGGTACCCGGTACTGTAAGAACGATGAGAAACGGAGGTACTGATGCGCAAGTTCTATAACGAGCAGTTAGCGAGCGAGTTGAATCAGCGTGCGGTAGAGGAACTCTCTGCCGTTCATCAATACACCACCTACGCCCAGATCTGCGGTAACTGGGGATACAACGTACTGCAGCACGAGTTTCAGGAGTATGCGCTTCAAGAGCTGCACCATGCACAGGAGTTGATGGAACGGATCCTGTACATAGGAGGTCAACTGGAAACCAACAGACTGGAGCCGTTCCAGATACCGTCCAATGCGACGGGTTTACTGATGGAGTTTGATGCGGCAGAAGCGGATGCGATTGAGAATTACAATCGGACGATTCAGTTATCGGAGCAGGTTGGGGATTACGGTACGGCGGAGTTGATTCGGCACATCCTGTCGGAAGAGGAAGGTCACAAGTTGTGGGTGCAGCGGCAATTAGACCAGCTGGAGCATGTGGGGTTGGATAACTATCTCACTCTGAAAGTGGACAACGAAGAGGAGGATGAGGAGGAGGACTGAGAGCAGTCCTCCCTGTATTCCTCCAGATTGTGGTATGTTTGGCATTTCATGAATACTAATAGTATGGAAGGGGACAGGAACGTTGGGGAAGAAGGGCAAACCGGCGAAGGCCCCTGTACTCAACATCGATTTCACCAAAGGTATTGAAGAGATATTCACCGAGCGGATGAAGTCCCAATTGATGGGTTGGGATGTACGTTCGGTGCGGATGGTGGAATCGCATGTGGGCATTTGGGACCGTTTCCCGATGACCTGTCGCGGGCTGGAGTGTCCCTTTGCCAACCGCTGTCCTGTTTCGCATCGCCCTGAGTTTCTGGGCACTCCATGCATATTGGAGCAGATTGAAGCCTACCGGTTATTCGCCGCCTATGTACGCGAGCTGGATATCGGGCCGTTGGACCATGTTGACCTGCAGATGGTTTCCGAGCTGGTTCGTCTTCATCTGATGCAGCGTCGTATCGAGTTGACGCTTGCCGGTGAAGGCGTGACCGAGGAGGTAAGCACGGTCATCGGTGGTAAAGTGGTGACCAACCGGGAAATCAACAAGTTGATGGGCGAGTTACGCAATATCCGCAAGGATATGATGATGCTTTACGATAAGTTACTGGTTTCCAGAGAGGCGCGGTTGAAGAAGCAGGTAGCGGAAGAGAGGATGAAGGAAGATGCGGCGAGCGTGTTCATGCGGTTAAGGGATCGTCTGTTGTCCGCTGTGCCTGCGGAAGCCTCCGTGAAAGACCCGCCGAAGATGTTGTATGGAAAGGAGTTATCAGTTAGTGAGCTGGAAGAAGGTTCCGATTCCTCCGAGCAGTAATTCCCCCCGTCCCAACATTGTGGACATCATCAAATCCATCAAACCACAGAAGCCGGTACCTTTGCCGGATTGGATGAGACCGAAAGGTACCGAACCCGCAAACAATCCAGATAAGAAGTAGGTGATGATATGGATCTCGGAGCACTATTAGCCGGTGCATGGACTCGTGTAACGAACAACTTGGAAAAAGGAAGTGCAGCCAGATCGGCATTCACGGCCATTGCCGAGAATGTGGCGAAAGGTATAGATCAGAAGATGGTGCAGGGTGTGGCGCCTCAGCGTTCTGTATGGCGTGGCGCCTCTGCCTTTTGGGGACGTGTAAGTAATGCTTACTCCGCAATTTCCGAGCAGGCGAGGACTGTTTGGGATGCAGCAGAGCAACGTGCACGCATGGACGCCATCTCTCGGATATTCGAGGGTTTGGAGCAAGGTAGTGCCAGCTACGGAGCCCTCAGTTCCCTCGCGAACGAGATCAAGAGTGGTAAGATCAGTACAAGTTTTGGTAAGGCGTTGGCGGGTAAAGCTGACTTTGCCGAGTTCCTAGAATCCAGGGGTGTTGAGGAGAAGGTTCGACAGAACATCCTTGAAGCCGCTCGTTCCGCTACTATCGGACAGCGTGCTGCCATTATCGGTACCGGTGTTGTCATTGGTGGTGGTGCGTTGTATGCCTTGAACAATGTACGCCGCGGTGACTACTTTGGTGGCATGGTTGGTGCTGGTATTGCCGGTCTTGGTGCATGGGCGGCTCTGCGTAACGGTGTCGGTGCGGGTTTGAGTGGAGTCATGAGCGCCTACGAGAAACAGCTTATCAAGGCTCGAGCGCAGTACCTTGGTATGAAAGTAACCCCATAGACAACTGAGGTAGTTAGATGCTGGACAAAGCATTACCTCTTGTCAAATACGGAGCAGCTCCTCTCATCGGAGGCACCCTGGCGTATATGGCCACCTCGAAAGGGGTGGACTATGCACGCCGGTCGGATCCGGAATCGGCGCTGGCCCGTCGGTATGAAGACGATCCGATGGGTGCACGTTACGGGATGCTGACCTTTGGAGGTATGGGTGCCTCCTTCCTTGCTTACCATACCATTCGCGCAGGTAACCTGCTTACCGGCTTGAAGAACGCTGGCTGGTCATTAGGTACAAAAGCGTTTAACGCCGGTAGGGCAGTCTCCGAGATAGGTTACGATTTCGGACGTGGTATCTACGGTGCGATATTCCGAGACACTCAGGGTAAAGTGATGGGTTTAGGTCGCGTGTTCACCGAACCGGGTGAGTATGTGCACCGTGTTCGCGGTTTGGTATTGGGTGCGGTGTTTGCAAAGATGGGTATTGATATGTTGACCCATGAGAATCGGATGGCACGTGCCTATGCAAAGACGGTGGACTGGCGGGCAGCCAGACAACCTGCGGATTTCTCTCTCGGTGTGGACGGGGATATCGTTCTCGCTTCCTACTACAACGCACGTAGTGTGTGGGAGACGGCGGTGACGTAATGGTCAGTCTGGGCAACCTTGCATTGAACGCCGCGTTCATGGGCATTCCCACCATGAACGCTATGCGGCAGGCACGAGCAGAAGGTCGGTCGGCAGCCGGTGCGTTTACGAAATCGGTATTCCAAAACATCATCCCGCAACTGTTGTTTAGTTCGTTTGGCGGTACCGTCGGATTCGCCGCGCAGATCGCGTTGCCTTTGATGTGGGCGGTGGGTGGTAGTGCCATCATGTTGGGACTGGACTCCGCCAACAACGTCATCCGCAACCTGAGAGGTGTAGCAGCTACCCCGTTTTCCACTTCCTACGTACCCAGCGAGCGGGCGTCGTTGAGTTTACGGCACGGTATTAGTGCGATATCGGGCGCAAGGAACATGCTTGGTGCGGAGGCTGCACTGTTCCATGCCCGCTATGCTCGATAGGTTTGTTCGGTCTTCCGCACCCCTCCCTCCATTCCATTCCTCTGGCTGGATGGGGGCACCCTCTGTCCCCTCCAGCACCTTTTCAGAAGTGGATTGAGCGATTGTGGATAAGGTCACTAAGGACATACTGGAAGAGATAGATCCGCAGTGGATACAGCGGGTGATGGAAGACCCGCTGCTGTTTGCGGAGACCTTTCTGGTCGACCCTGAACACCGCAAGCCGTTCAAGGCGAACTATGTGCAG
This genomic window contains:
- the def gene encoding peptide deformylase; amino-acid sequence: MLTPPANLIQGKLVLYPSEILRFTCNEVLSFDGMLHHLVNDLALELIKHRALGIAAPQIGAPYRVFLFLYQDQIHHVVNPTLKVGDGMEAGYEACLSVPRMAGMVMRHKRAYLSGMNMHGRPVEYDLTGLEARVVQHEYDHLDGILFIDKMVPGTVRTMRNGGTDAQVL
- a CDS encoding ferritin — encoded protein: MRKFYNEQLASELNQRAVEELSAVHQYTTYAQICGNWGYNVLQHEFQEYALQELHHAQELMERILYIGGQLETNRLEPFQIPSNATGLLMEFDAAEADAIENYNRTIQLSEQVGDYGTAELIRHILSEEEGHKLWVQRQLDQLEHVGLDNYLTLKVDNEEEDEEED